The Campylobacter sp. genome contains the following window.
AGCCGGTAAAGCCTTGATCTAAACCCAGCTCGTTTATATTTGCAAGCGCAAGACCGAGCGACGCAGGCTCGTTGATTGCGCCGAAACGCGTCGTCGGATTTAAGAAATTAAATTTTAAAGCCCTTTTGGCTAGTATCGCGCAAATTTAAAGGAGCGAAAATGCAAAGTTTCAAATGGCAAATTTCAAAGCGGCTCAAGCAGGCGATGCGCGAGCGAGATATCGATAATCTCGCGCTCGTGCGCCGCACGGACGAGCTGTATTCGCGCTCGCACCCGAGCCACGACGAGGACATACGCGCCGAAGTTTACACAGTTTTGGACGAATACGCGCCCAACGTCGATATTGAAATTTTTGATTTAGTCTGCAAGGCTCTCGGAGTTAAAATCGAGCTAGGCGAGACGCTTGATTAAGTAGTCGTAGCCGAATTTTATCCGTGCCGCAAGGCTAAATTTAGCGCTATGATAAATCGCAAAATTCTACCTAAAGCCTAGCTACAGAGCTTGCTTAAGTAAATTTTGCCGCAAAATTTCGCCCAAACCTAGCAAGATTAATATCTATTTTAACTGCAAAGTGCTAAATTTAGCCCTAAATTTTAATCCGAGGTAAACTTTGAACTACTTAATCCAATTTAGTGTGATTTTAGGAATATCTTTTGTTGCGGAGATTTTGGCGGCGCTCGTGCCTGTGCCGATCCCCGCTAGCATCTATGGGCTAGTCATTATGCTTTTAGCCCTGATCTTCAAACTCATCAAAGTATCACAGATCAGAGAAACCGTGTCATTTTTTATGCAGATTATGCCTGTGATCTTCATCCCTGCGGGCGCTGCGATCATCATCGCAGGCGACGCGCTACGCCAGCATCTTTTCGCAATCATCGCGATTACGGCAGTCTCTACGGTAGTAGTCATCGGTGCAAGTGGCGCGGTAACGCAAATTTTTTATAAAATTGCCCTCGCCCGCGTTAAGCGCAGGCTTTACGAAGCCGCGCACGAACAAGACGGCGTGAATACAAAGGGCGTGGATGCGAAGCTGGAGCGCGAAATTTTATCCGGAGACGACAAAAAATGAGAGAAATTTTAATGAACTCCGCTTTTTTCGGCGTATTTTTGTGCCTAGGCTCGTTTGAGCTGGGACTTTATCTAAAAAAGCGCTTTAAGCTAACTATTTTCAACCCGCTTCTAATCGGTATCGTGCTTACCGTCTGCGTGCTTTTACTCTTTAAAATTCCATACGAGAAATTTAACGCGAGCGCCTCGCACATTAGCTTTTTCTTAACGCCGATTACCGTCTGTCTAGCTGTGCCGCTATACGAGCAGCTGGCGCTTTTGCGAAGTAATTTTTTAGCTATTTTTGCAGGACTGATTTCGGGTATGATCGCAGGACTAGGCAGCATCTACGCGATGTCGGTGATATTTGGGCTAAATCACACAATGTATGTCACGCTACTACCGAAATCCGTCACGGCGCCAATCGGTATGGGTATCAGCGAAAGCTTAGGCGGCATCGTGACACTAACGGTAGCCTGCATCATCGCTACGGGCATCATCGGCAGTGTTTTTGGCGAGGCGTTACTTAAAATTTTTGGCATCAAAAAGGCGATGGCAAAAGGTATCGCCCTAGGCTGCGCGAGCCATGCGATGGGAACGGCGCGCGCTCTTGAGATCGGTGACATAGAGGGCGCAATGGCGTCTTTAGCGATGGCAGTTACGGGACTTCTTACCGTCATCGGTGCCGGTATTTTTGCACATTTCATTTAAGGAGAAAATATGATAATCTCGATCGCTAGACAAACGGGTGCAGGCGGACGCGAAACCGCGCGCAAACTAGCCGAGCGCTTAGGCTATACCTATCTAGCCAAGGCGGATCTGCTCCGCAAAGCAGACGAGCTTGGCTGCTTCGAGCAGATGTATGAGTTCTACAACGAAATGCCCGTAAATACGCTACTTCAGGCAATATCGCACAACGAGCTAGCCAATGAGCAAAAACGCGACCGCATCGTAGCAATCTACGAAAAGATCGTCTCGGGCGGCAACGTTATAGTGCTTGGGCGCTGCGCGGGATTTTTCTTGCGCGGACATCCAGATCTGCTGACGGTATTTTTACGCGCGAGTGATGAGTTTAAGCTTGCCAGATTAGAAAAAGAGGGCCATACCGACGCGCGAGAGTATATGGAAAACAGCGACGCGGGCAGGATGAGCTTTCATCAATACTACACCAACCAAGTATGGGGCGCGTCCGCAAACTACAATATCTGCATTGATACGTCATATTGCGGCATCGATAATGCGGTAAATATCATCGAGTATCTGGTCAAACATCACATTGAAAAGTGATTTGTGCCTAAGCGCACAAAAGTGGAATTTGTCTTTTAAAAGATAAAATTCCACTTCTTCTCGCAAACCCGCCCTATTTCTATCATAATTTAAAATTTACATCTCTTTCAGCTTGAATTCCATTTGTAAATAACGCATTTTAGGTGTATTATAAAGCCTCTCGTTCAATGCGACATTAAATTCTAAACCGCGCTTTATCGCCACAAAACAGTAAAATTTAGCTAAAATTTGACGAAATTTAAATCCAAATTTAAGGAGATAAAATGCAAAGCAGAGCCCATCTATGCCCAAAATGCGGCGAAAAGAGGATCTATTTCGACGGCATCTGCCACTCATGCAGCCAAAGGCAGAGGCGAGAGGAGATTTTAAACCTAAGCGCGGATGAAGTGGAGGAGATGATCCTAAAAATCGCGGACCGCATCGACGAAATCGAAAAATGGGAGGAGATTTACAACGATTTTTGGGCGCTTTTTAGCCTACTGGGTATTCACGATCCAAGGATCGCGCGAGCCGCTGCCGCGGCGGAGATCTACTACCCACCGGAGCTTTACTTCGGCGCGCCTAGGGACGTAAGAGACGCGCTCATAGCAAAACTAGACTCGCTACAAGATAACTCCAAAAACGCGCTAAATCACCTTCTGTGCTCGCTTGCGTGGCAGGGCGACGAAAAAACGACGGAGCTATTTTACGAGCTGTATAAAAACCCCAGGCCGTGGCGCAAAAAGCTCTACGTAGGCACGGAATTTTACGCGAAAATCGGCGGCTGGAGCTTTGATCGGATGGGCGAGCACAAATCGCTCGTCTTTAATAAATGCCTCGTAGCGGTGCGCGTAAGAGATGGCGCGGAGAAAAACGGCGGCTGCGCGATCGGGCGCGGAGATGAAAACGCAAACGAAATTTTAAATTTCAAAGGCGGTGCGGGCAGCGCAAATTCCGAACAAAACACGCAAAAAGACGTAGACGAAATTTCAAATTTACACGCGGGCGCACAGAGCGCGGGCGTAAATTTCAAAGCAGACGCGCAAAAAGACGCTAGCAGCGGTTTAAATTTAAGCGAAAATGCAAAGGATGCCCGCTGCGAAGACGCAAACCAAAATGCGGACGAGCCCGTACGTATCGGCAGGCCTACGGGGCAAAAGTGCGAGTTTTGCGGCTGCGAGATGCTCGATATGCTGCGTCTTAAGGCCGACGAGCCGCGGCTTGCGTTTCTGAATTTAAAGCGCAACGCGATCTTTCGTTGTTGCCCGACCTGTATCGGTTCGGTCGTTTATTTTTGCAAGAGAGGCGCGGACGGCGAGATAGAGCTAAGCTATAAGGGCGAAGGGTTTACGGAGAGTTATTTTTTGCAAGAGGACATGACGCGACTATGCGATATGAGATTTAAGATAGGCGGCGAGGTTTCGCCATTTTACGGCTGCTTTAGCGAGCTTGATACGACCGTGGGCGGCTATCCGCAGTGGGTGCAGGACGTCTCGTATCTGAGCTGCCCTAGTTGCGGCGGGACGATGAAGCATCTAGCGCAGATCCCATTCGGCGAGCTGGTGCAGGGCGAGGGGGTTATATACGTGCAGATCTGCGAGAAATGCAAGGTTTTGGGCGGTTGCTTTCAGTGTACGTGAGGCAAATTAATTAGCTATAATGCAAGTAAAATTTGATTTAAGGAGAAAAAATGGGGCTATTCGGTTTGAGTAAAAAGGCTAAGAAAGCGCAGGAGCCGAGCACGTTCGCGGGCAGAGTGGATAAATTTTGGGCGGAATTTAGCGGCGCGATAGACGAGATCAAGGCCGATCTGGCGGTGGAAGAGTTTGAAAAGGCAATGCAAAAGACCGATGAGAAGCTTCGTATCTGTCTTGCCGAGCCATATTTTATGACGGGGCTCGTGGGCGATAAGCTCGATCTGGTGCTAACTCCCGAGGGTATGAGACATCGCTTATTTTGGCTAAGCTTCATCAAAAACGCTATGCCAAAGCAGCTTGAGGACAGAATGCTCTGCACGCTCGGAAAGTCTCGCGCGCCGCGAGGTATCGGCGGGATCGAGATGTACGATACGCGCGTAAACGCCGAGGAGTCGATGATCTACGCGCAGTTTAACGAAAGCGACATGGATATCAAAATTTACAATGTAAATTTAGCCACTCTGCTCGCGCAGGACGAGGGCAAGGCTTATAACCTTAGCTTTATCCTACTTGACAATATGGTCGGCGAAACGGCGATCATAAATACCTTAGGCGAGCTTGAGGTGCTAGCCGAACCCGAAGAAAACGGCGTGCCGCTAAGCGAATTCGCCGATCTGGTCGATGAGAAATTCGGCGAAAAAGCCGCTCGCGAACCGCTAAAGAATTTTTTTAGCTACGAGATGGAGCCGCGCGGTAGCGAGGTGCGCGAGGACGTGATCGTAGGCACCACCTGCCTAACGAGCATCGTAAATCAGTACCTAAACGGCGAGCGCGACATCTATAACGAAGCTTTTGAGCTCGGCATCAAATTTTGCTTTCTTAGCATCGATAACGGCGGCGACGTGCAGGCAGGCTTTGATCTGCGAAATAAAATCGAGGACGAGGAGTTAGAGAGCTGCAGCTCGTTTTTGGAGATAATCGGCGGTGCTACGGGACAGAGGCACGCATATATCGATCTCATCTGCTATGACGAGGAAAGGCTGAAAGAAAAGGTAAGCGAGCTTTGCAAAAAATATAGCGCAAATATCCAAATCCACGACTTTAAGCGGTAGCGACTCTAGTTTTTACCGTTACCAAAATTTGCGACTTAAGCGGTAGCGGTCTCTATTTTTGCGGCAGATAAATTTAAAATTTTGCGCCATCGCGGAAAATAAATTTTAAAATTCTACGTCGCCGCGTAAAATAAATTTAAAATTTGCCGCGCCGCACGCTTTTCGTTCGGTTTTACCATTTCGCCGGCACGCGGTAAAATTGAGCGAGCCGTGGGCTTGCGATATAAATTTTGGCGATTTAGCAGTAAATTTTAGTAAAATTTGCGAGATTCACAGCGTAAATTTGCAGCGATAAAATTTTGCTTCGGTTTCAGTACAAAGCGCGCCGATTAGGAAGCTTTTGAAAGATAAAATTTTAGGGAACGAACATGAAAATTATCTCGAAATTTAAAGATAATTACGATTTTATGGTGTCAAAATACGGGCTTGACGAGACTTTGGTCTATGACCGCAGAAACTCTACTCCAGTCAGTGCGGACGAGCTATGGAGGCTTGACGAGGGCGATAAAAAGGTCTTTGAAAGGAAGCTTAGCGGGTACCGCTTTATCGGCGGTAAATTTATAAACTGGAGTAAAACGGACGTAAATAAGCTGCCGCGCCTGCTTCACTCCGTGATTTTCATCGGCAAAAATTTAATCCATATTTTCGCAACGCAAGGTAAAATTTACACAAGCCTAGAGTTTGACGAGACGGAGTTAAGAAGGCAGTATCAGAAGGACAGAACTTTGAGCTTTGGCGATGGATTTCGCGTCCATATCGTCTCGTGGCTAAGCAAGATGATCGGCAAGCAGGCTACGCGCGAGGAGATTCTGCAGCTCATGGCGCTAGAGGGCGACCGCAAAACAACACTAAAAAATATTGTTCGCGACGATAAAATTATAAGCAAAGATGAAATTTTGAGCGCCCCAATCGTATTTTTTAAGCTCACACAGAACATTCACACCGCGGCGATAAATCCACAGCTTAACGCGATGGGGTTTTATCTGGATGCCGACTTTGTCTGGCAAAGCCTAGTCGAGTTTTTATCCGCCAAAAAGGACGCCTCCGCTCCGGCAGGCACGATACCAAATGATATAAAAATTGCCAGCAAGGGCTTTGACGTAAAGCGCTCGTTTCGCCCAAAAATGAAATAATTCGGCTCGCGCAACAAATAATCCGTGCAATCGTCGCCAGAATTTATCCCTCTTTACTTCGCTGTTTTGACGCGCCTCATAAATCGAGCGAAATTTTATAAATTTTTATAAGTTTCGACGAGCAAGCGCACGAAAGCTTAGGCACAAAATAAAATGTGGATAAAATTCCGCAAAAGCTCTTTCGCAAAATTTTAAAAGAATTAAAATATTTCCTTGAGGAATTTTAGAATTCCGCATAAGGCAAATTTACAAAAATCTCGTTAAAAATATAGAATTTCGTGAAAATTCCGCAAAATTCTAAAATTTTACCGCAGCGGCGTCCATCGCGCGCATTAGCCGCAGCATTTGAACGTGTTCGAAAACGTCGTGCGTGCGGATGATCGCGGCGCCGTTTAAAGCGGCAACCTGGTGCAGGTACAGCGAGCCTGCGAGCCTATCCGCGACCGCAGAGGGGCTGTAAAAATCGATAACGCTCTTTCTGCTCGCGCCCACGAGCAGCGGGCAGCCGAAGTGCAAAAAATGCTGTAAATTTTTAATCAGCACCAAATTTTGCTCGGCGGTCTTGCCAAAGCCGATGCCCACGTCAAGAATGATCTTTTTAAGTCCCGCGCTTCGCAGCTGCTGCAGATTTTGCGCAAAAAACTCATCTATCTCGCCCATCAGATCGTCATATTTAGGCGCAAGCTGCATATTTTGCGGCTTTCCTTGCATGTGCATCAGCACGTAAGTAGCGTCGTAGCGAAGCGCAAGCGGTGCGAGAGCGAGGTTTGCGCTGATGTCGTTAATGATACTAAAGCCCCGATCTAGCGCAAATTCCAAACAATACTCATCGAAGCTATCGAGGCTAAATTTAGCCTTTTCATGCAGACGCAGGCGGTAAATTTCGCCCAGCACATCCTTTATGCGCGCAAACTCCTCATCCCTGCCGCAGTACTGGCTGCCCGGGCGCGAGCTCACGCCGCCGATGTCGATAATGGTGGCGCCTTGCTCGATCATATTTTCGATCTTGCAGATCGCCTCTTTTAGGTTTGCCGCGCGGCTTGCGGGGTTGAAGCTATCGGAGTTGATATTGACGACGCCCATTATTTCGCAGCTTTGCGGCTTGGCAAATTTCTCGCTTAGAAATTTCGCGAGCTCCTTTAGCCCGAAATCCTGCAGAGCTTCCTTTTGTGCCAAAGCCTCGATCTGGCGATCGTTTGCGATCAAAACCCCATCCGTATCGTCGCGCCCTAAGATCACCCCTTCGTTGCACGCAAGCTCGGCGCCGATACTAAGGGCATCTTGTTTTAAAATATTCGCCGCGGGCGCTCGCAGATCTTTTAGATAGAAAAAGTTTAGGCGCGATTTTTTCTGCATTATCGCCCGCCCCGCATTTCGTACGCCGATGCGCTCGCAAATCAGCGCGAAATCGGCTTCGTTTGAAATTTTATAAATTTTCATCTTTTCTCCTCGATCATCAACAGTAACGGAGTAAGCACGGCGTGGGCTTTGGCGTTGTGCTCGGCAAGGTAACTCAAGCGGTCAATCCGCTGCAACTCATCGCCGCTTAGACTGACGCCTGCTTCGAAGCACTCTAACGCGATCTCGCCGATGAGCGCTTTTAGCGCCGTCTTATCCAGCTCGCCCTTGCGCTCCAGCGCGATCTGCGCGTCGATAAACTCCACCGCCTCCTTTAGGCTTAGCCTGGCTAAATTCAGCCCGGTGCGGTATCTAGGCTTTCGCACGCAGAGGTTTTGCACGATCAGGCGCGAGCGGATAGTGGGCAGCAGGGCGTTGATGAAAGGGGTGATCAGGAAAAACACCGTATTTTTGGGCGGCTCCTCTAAAATTTTAAGCAGAGCGTTTTGCGCCTCCTCGCCGAATTTCGTAGCGGCGATGACGATAATCTTATCCTCGCGCTCGGCGACGTAGGCTTCGTCAATGATCTTTCGCGCCTCGTCGATCTTAAGCTCGACGCTTTCAAAAAACCTTAAATTTTTGCGCGGAATTTCGGCTAAAATTTTATCTTTAAAGCCCTCATAATCGCTCGTCAAAACGATCTGATTTATGATTTTCAAAGCACCACTTCGTCAAAAAGCACGGCGTCGATGCTTTTATCTAAAATTTTAAAAAGCTGAATCAGTTTGAGATCCAAGCTCGGATCGCTCTCGCTCATGTAGAAGCTGTTTTGTAGCCTCTCGTCGATGAGCCACAGATAGCTGTCCTCGTGGCTTTTGGCGATTTTAGCTAGCGGATGGTTGCCGTTGCCGATGTAAAAATATATAAAGCCGTTGGCAAACGCGAGGCTTAGCATATCGTTTAGCAACAGCGCGTCCTCCAGGCTATTTACTCCGCCGCGGTAGAGTGATCGCAGCGAAAAAAACGGTAGCAGCGGGCGGGAGTTGGTAGAGGAGTTGATCTTTTTGATGATGTATTCGCTAAACCAGCTTCGCTCATCGTCGCAGATGACGATGAAAGCAAAGCCGTCGTGGAGGAATTTTAGCTTTGATGCTAAAAGCGGCGTCCAGTCCTCCTTGCGATCCTCGAGCCACTCAAGTCCGGGCTCGGAGCGCATCGCCGTGACGCTCCAAGTGTGCAGATCCTGCATTATTTATCCAAATCGTAGGCTTTGTGCAGCGCGCGCACGGCAAGCTCGCCGTATTTAGCCTCTACGATCATCGAAATTTTAATCTCGCTCGTGGAGATCATCTGGATATTTATCCCTTCGTCCGCAAGCGTCTTAAACGCCTTGCTGGCTATGCCACTATGGCTTTTCATACCTACGCCGACTAAAGAAACCTTTACGATATCGGCATCCGATTCGATGATAGAATTCGGATTTGGATTTACCTCTTTCATTACCCTATAGGCCGTCTCTAGCTCGTTTTGCGGCACGGTAAAGCCCAAATTAGTCTCCCCATTTCGTCCGATATTTTGTACGATCATATCGACGTTGATCTCCTTGCTCGCGAGCGCGGAGAAAATTTCAGCCGCGACGCCGGGGCGATCCTCTACGTTTCTAATCGTAATTCTTGCTTGATTTTTATCCAGTGCAATGCCGCTAATTACCGCATCTTCCATCTTTTCTTCTCCTGTTATGAGTGTTCCTTCATGATCGTTAAAACTGCTTCGCGTCACCAAATTTACGTTTAATTTCTTCGCAAGCTCAACGCTTCGATTTTGCAAAACCTTCGCCCCCAAGCTCGCAAGCTCGAGCATCTCGTCGTAGCTGATGCGATCAAGCTTCTTAGCCTTTGGTTCGATGCGCGGATCGGTCGTATATACGCCGTCTACGTCGGTGTAAATTTCGCACAGATCGGCTTTCAGCGCTCCTGCGACGGCGACTGCGCTAAGATCGCTT
Protein-coding sequences here:
- a CDS encoding CidA/LrgA family protein codes for the protein MNYLIQFSVILGISFVAEILAALVPVPIPASIYGLVIMLLALIFKLIKVSQIRETVSFFMQIMPVIFIPAGAAIIIAGDALRQHLFAIIAITAVSTVVVIGASGAVTQIFYKIALARVKRRLYEAAHEQDGVNTKGVDAKLEREILSGDDKK
- a CDS encoding LrgB family protein; translated protein: MREILMNSAFFGVFLCLGSFELGLYLKKRFKLTIFNPLLIGIVLTVCVLLLFKIPYEKFNASASHISFFLTPITVCLAVPLYEQLALLRSNFLAIFAGLISGMIAGLGSIYAMSVIFGLNHTMYVTLLPKSVTAPIGMGISESLGGIVTLTVACIIATGIIGSVFGEALLKIFGIKKAMAKGIALGCASHAMGTARALEIGDIEGAMASLAMAVTGLLTVIGAGIFAHFI
- a CDS encoding AAA family ATPase; the protein is MIISIARQTGAGGRETARKLAERLGYTYLAKADLLRKADELGCFEQMYEFYNEMPVNTLLQAISHNELANEQKRDRIVAIYEKIVSGGNVIVLGRCAGFFLRGHPDLLTVFLRASDEFKLARLEKEGHTDAREYMENSDAGRMSFHQYYTNQVWGASANYNICIDTSYCGIDNAVNIIEYLVKHHIEK
- a CDS encoding cytochrome C, with translation MQSRAHLCPKCGEKRIYFDGICHSCSQRQRREEILNLSADEVEEMILKIADRIDEIEKWEEIYNDFWALFSLLGIHDPRIARAAAAAEIYYPPELYFGAPRDVRDALIAKLDSLQDNSKNALNHLLCSLAWQGDEKTTELFYELYKNPRPWRKKLYVGTEFYAKIGGWSFDRMGEHKSLVFNKCLVAVRVRDGAEKNGGCAIGRGDENANEILNFKGGAGSANSEQNTQKDVDEISNLHAGAQSAGVNFKADAQKDASSGLNLSENAKDARCEDANQNADEPVRIGRPTGQKCEFCGCEMLDMLRLKADEPRLAFLNLKRNAIFRCCPTCIGSVVYFCKRGADGEIELSYKGEGFTESYFLQEDMTRLCDMRFKIGGEVSPFYGCFSELDTTVGGYPQWVQDVSYLSCPSCGGTMKHLAQIPFGELVQGEGVIYVQICEKCKVLGGCFQCT
- the folP gene encoding dihydropteroate synthase; translated protein: MKIYKISNEADFALICERIGVRNAGRAIMQKKSRLNFFYLKDLRAPAANILKQDALSIGAELACNEGVILGRDDTDGVLIANDRQIEALAQKEALQDFGLKELAKFLSEKFAKPQSCEIMGVVNINSDSFNPASRAANLKEAICKIENMIEQGATIIDIGGVSSRPGSQYCGRDEEFARIKDVLGEIYRLRLHEKAKFSLDSFDEYCLEFALDRGFSIINDISANLALAPLALRYDATYVLMHMQGKPQNMQLAPKYDDLMGEIDEFFAQNLQQLRSAGLKKIILDVGIGFGKTAEQNLVLIKNLQHFLHFGCPLLVGASRKSVIDFYSPSAVADRLAGSLYLHQVAALNGAAIIRTHDVFEHVQMLRLMRAMDAAAVKF
- a CDS encoding DNA polymerase III subunit delta', translating into MKIINQIVLTSDYEGFKDKILAEIPRKNLRFFESVELKIDEARKIIDEAYVAEREDKIIVIAATKFGEEAQNALLKILEEPPKNTVFFLITPFINALLPTIRSRLIVQNLCVRKPRYRTGLNLARLSLKEAVEFIDAQIALERKGELDKTALKALIGEIALECFEAGVSLSGDELQRIDRLSYLAEHNAKAHAVLTPLLLMIEEKR
- a CDS encoding HobA family DNA replication regulator; its protein translation is MQDLHTWSVTAMRSEPGLEWLEDRKEDWTPLLASKLKFLHDGFAFIVICDDERSWFSEYIIKKINSSTNSRPLLPFFSLRSLYRGGVNSLEDALLLNDMLSLAFANGFIYFYIGNGNHPLAKIAKSHEDSYLWLIDERLQNSFYMSESDPSLDLKLIQLFKILDKSIDAVLFDEVVL
- a CDS encoding aspartate kinase, whose translation is MLIVQKYGGTSVGTLERIEAVAQRVIKTKNEGHDVAVIVSAMSGVTNQLIEQAEFFTKTPVGREMDVLLSSGERVTSALLAIALNAKGYAAIAFSGRGAGIVTDNFHTKARIVSIDPKSMQEALKQGKIVVVAGFQGISTTGEVTTLGRGGSDLSAVAVAGALKADLCEIYTDVDGVYTTDPRIEPKAKKLDRISYDEMLELASLGAKVLQNRSVELAKKLNVNLVTRSSFNDHEGTLITGEEKMEDAVISGIALDKNQARITIRNVEDRPGVAAEIFSALASKEINVDMIVQNIGRNGETNLGFTVPQNELETAYRVMKEVNPNPNSIIESDADIVKVSLVGVGMKSHSGIASKAFKTLADEGINIQMISTSEIKISMIVEAKYGELAVRALHKAYDLDK